The Pelmatolapia mariae isolate MD_Pm_ZW linkage group LG9, Pm_UMD_F_2, whole genome shotgun sequence genome has a segment encoding these proteins:
- the LOC134634819 gene encoding gastrula zinc finger protein XlCGF46.1-like isoform X1, producing the protein MEEEEDCEPLCVDPSEQEEKDEDGSKPDSCQEADKSFTATGSGDKSHRCDVCGKTFARIGHFKTHQLIHTGVKQFICEQCGKSFTRMGQLKAHQVIHTGIKLFSCDLCDKSFYRMDNLKAHRLLHSGLKPYKCDECGKNFPTTKHLRTHKYIHTEVRPFSCDQCGKAFKFMGELKRHHLIHTGVKAFSCDQCGKAFTRMGELKAHKLIHTGVKLFRCDLCGKSFIRLDHLKTHQLIHTGVKLFSCDLCGKSFTRMDNLKTHQLTHSGLKPYRCDQCGKDFTCKGNLVTHQRTHSGSKPYNCDFCGKAFSLQKTLRTHQRMHTGEDVYCCEQCGKPFVQYSHLKAHEITHTGDRPHRCDECGKAYRRISDLRVHQRNHTGERPYKCDQCEKTFKSSDVLKRHQQIHTRERPFKCSQCESGDGGPSAEPCQHYTIVKPYQCDQCGKPFSSQRTLQRHQRMHTGHKLNYCKECGRGFPTPSALKRHELLHRTKKHVCDQCGTSFTSAKGLRQHKLTHVEESIHIQTLEEKLLVLTSSYTS; encoded by the exons atggaagaagaggaggactgTGAGCCACTGTGTGTGGATCCATCTGAGCAG GAGGAAAAAGATGAAGATGGATCAAAACCTGACTCCTGTCAGGAAGCTGACAAGTCCTTCACAGCAACCGGAAGTGGAGATAAATCTCACAGATGTGACGTGTGTGGAAAGACTTTTGCTCGGATCGGgcattttaaaacacatcagctgatccacacaggAGTTAAGCAGTTCATATGTGagcagtgtggaaagtctttcaCTCGGATGGGTCAGTTAAAAGCACATCAGGTGATCCACACTGGAATTAAACTGTTCAGCTGCGACCTGTGTGACAAGTCTTTTTATCGAATGGACAACTTAAAAGCGCACCGACTCCTCCACAGTGGGCTGAAACCATACAagtgtgatgagtgtgggaagaaTTTTCCCACCACAAAACATCTCAGGACCCACAAATACATCCACACGGAAGTTAGGccattcagctgtgatcagtgtggaaaggcTTTTAAATTCATGGGGGAGCTAAAAAGACACCACCTCATCCACACGGGGGTTAAAGcattcagctgtgatcagtgtgggaagGCCTTTACCCGGATGGGCGAGTTAAAAGCTCATAAactgatccacactggagtcaaACTCTTCAGATGTGacctgtgtggaaagtcttttatccGGTTGGATCACTTAAAAACTCATCAGCTGATCCACACTGGAGTTAAGctgttcagctgtgacttgtgtgggaAGTCTTTTACTCGAATGGACAACTTAAAGACACATCAGCTCACCCACAGCGGACTTAAACCCTACaggtgtgatcagtgtgggaaggatttcaCTTGTAAGGGGAACCTGGTTACCCATCAGCGCACCCACTCTGGAAGTAAACCATATAACTGTGACTTCTGTGGAAAAGCTTTCAGCCTGCAAAAGACTCTAAGAACACACCAACGCATGCACACCGGGGAGGACGTGTACTGCTGTGAGCAATGTGGGAAACCTTTCGTGCAGTACTCCCACTTAAAAGCCCACGAAATTACCCATACTGGAGATAGACCACAccgctgtgatgagtgtgggaaagCCTACAGACGCATTAGTGATCTGAGAGTCCACCAGAGAAACCACACTGGGGAGAGACCATACAAGTGTGACCAGTGTGAAAAGACGTTTAAGTCTTCGGATGTCCTAAAacgacaccaacagatccacaccagggAGAGGCCGTTCAAGTGCAGTCAGTGTGAG AGCGGTGACGGTGGACCCAGTGCTGAGCCCTGTCAGCACTACACCATCGTTAAACCGTACCAGTGTGACCAGTGTGGAAAACCCTTCAGCAGCCAAAGAACTCTACAAAGACACCAGCGTATGCACACTGGACACAAACTgaactactgcaaagaatgtggcaGAGGCTTTCCCACACCGAGTGCATTAAAACGCCACGAACTTCTCCACAGGACTAAAAAGCACgtctgtgaccagtgtgggaCGTCATTCACGTCTGCCAAAGGCCTGCGACAACATAAACTAACCCACGTTGAGGAAAGCATTCATATCCAGACGCTGGAAGAAAAGCTTCTCGTACTCACATCATCGTACACATCGTGA
- the LOC134634819 gene encoding zinc finger protein 431-like isoform X2 produces MGQLKAHQVIHTGIKLFSCDLCDKSFYRMDNLKAHRLLHSGLKPYKCDECGKNFPTTKHLRTHKYIHTEVRPFSCDQCGKAFKFMGELKRHHLIHTGVKAFSCDQCGKAFTRMGELKAHKLIHTGVKLFRCDLCGKSFIRLDHLKTHQLIHTGVKLFSCDLCGKSFTRMDNLKTHQLTHSGLKPYRCDQCGKDFTCKGNLVTHQRTHSGSKPYNCDFCGKAFSLQKTLRTHQRMHTGEDVYCCEQCGKPFVQYSHLKAHEITHTGDRPHRCDECGKAYRRISDLRVHQRNHTGERPYKCDQCEKTFKSSDVLKRHQQIHTRERPFKCSQCESGDGGPSAEPCQHYTIVKPYQCDQCGKPFSSQRTLQRHQRMHTGHKLNYCKECGRGFPTPSALKRHELLHRTKKHVCDQCGTSFTSAKGLRQHKLTHVEESIHIQTLEEKLLVLTSSYTS; encoded by the exons ATGGGTCAGTTAAAAGCACATCAGGTGATCCACACTGGAATTAAACTGTTCAGCTGCGACCTGTGTGACAAGTCTTTTTATCGAATGGACAACTTAAAAGCGCACCGACTCCTCCACAGTGGGCTGAAACCATACAagtgtgatgagtgtgggaagaaTTTTCCCACCACAAAACATCTCAGGACCCACAAATACATCCACACGGAAGTTAGGccattcagctgtgatcagtgtggaaaggcTTTTAAATTCATGGGGGAGCTAAAAAGACACCACCTCATCCACACGGGGGTTAAAGcattcagctgtgatcagtgtgggaagGCCTTTACCCGGATGGGCGAGTTAAAAGCTCATAAactgatccacactggagtcaaACTCTTCAGATGTGacctgtgtggaaagtcttttatccGGTTGGATCACTTAAAAACTCATCAGCTGATCCACACTGGAGTTAAGctgttcagctgtgacttgtgtgggaAGTCTTTTACTCGAATGGACAACTTAAAGACACATCAGCTCACCCACAGCGGACTTAAACCCTACaggtgtgatcagtgtgggaaggatttcaCTTGTAAGGGGAACCTGGTTACCCATCAGCGCACCCACTCTGGAAGTAAACCATATAACTGTGACTTCTGTGGAAAAGCTTTCAGCCTGCAAAAGACTCTAAGAACACACCAACGCATGCACACCGGGGAGGACGTGTACTGCTGTGAGCAATGTGGGAAACCTTTCGTGCAGTACTCCCACTTAAAAGCCCACGAAATTACCCATACTGGAGATAGACCACAccgctgtgatgagtgtgggaaagCCTACAGACGCATTAGTGATCTGAGAGTCCACCAGAGAAACCACACTGGGGAGAGACCATACAAGTGTGACCAGTGTGAAAAGACGTTTAAGTCTTCGGATGTCCTAAAacgacaccaacagatccacaccagggAGAGGCCGTTCAAGTGCAGTCAGTGTGAG AGCGGTGACGGTGGACCCAGTGCTGAGCCCTGTCAGCACTACACCATCGTTAAACCGTACCAGTGTGACCAGTGTGGAAAACCCTTCAGCAGCCAAAGAACTCTACAAAGACACCAGCGTATGCACACTGGACACAAACTgaactactgcaaagaatgtggcaGAGGCTTTCCCACACCGAGTGCATTAAAACGCCACGAACTTCTCCACAGGACTAAAAAGCACgtctgtgaccagtgtgggaCGTCATTCACGTCTGCCAAAGGCCTGCGACAACATAAACTAACCCACGTTGAGGAAAGCATTCATATCCAGACGCTGGAAGAAAAGCTTCTCGTACTCACATCATCGTACACATCGTGA